The DNA region aaattattacatttgaAGTTCATGTGTgcctaaatttttttctcttcaatgcATTGTCTggaataatatgaataaataattgaaCTCTAATACTGCAGCCATTAAACATATTGCTGTATGATGCCCCACATGTATGTCAGTCATTATTGCTTTGGAAGAGAGATTTTATAGAGAGATTAGCCCTCAACAGCTCAAGACTTCTACTTCCTTATTGAAGTTGAATTGtcactaaaaaaaaataaaaaaaaccatttgCATGTTTCAGGGTGGTTAAGTAGAAATATGGGGGCAATTGCAAGAGGCAGAATCCAACAACAAGCTTATCTTGCATTGAAAAGATATAACAGGGCCCCTTGATATTCTGACTTGAGAACTTTAAATGCAAGAACAAACCATATAAAACATGGAAACCATACTAGGCAGGTTTTGTACAcgagaaagggaaaaaaacaagTGAAGCTCATACCTTGGGGTAAGAATAGAGAAATATGTACCACCAACCacaaactaacaaaattatgaCCATTGTAAATAAGAATGAATGCAAAATTAGCCAGCTACCAGCAATTGCTAAGACTCCAGTCAATGTTATCGTCCATGGTTGACACCTAGTGACAAAAGATgagaaaagaagataaaaatctTGTAATAGAAAAAAGTAGATGAAAAGATTATGTCGAAATGAAAATTTCTGAAAGGGaatatatattgtaaacaaaaaaaaaaaaaaagggaatacCACTTTATGCTTTACTAAATTCCATCTTCTTTAACTAGATTCCTCAAATGGTTTGTGCTTATGTGGAATGTTGGCACATGCATTTTTATCCATGAATCTATCATGGATTGGACTTTGcagaaaattaaaatcacaAGCAAAATTGACAGTGCAAGCCCTGTTGAATGATCCCAATGTATTGCCACAATTATTGTGGTTATGAGAACTCACTACTGACATCATGAACAGAAAGTGACTGGCTATGGCAAGAAGCAAGGGTGTGTATGCAAAACAAGATTGCCGTAAAAAGCTAGACTATATGCAGCAAGGTTGAATACCCGGTAACAAGTGAGAATTTACCGTTGCAAGTGGAATATGTCTAATGAAAATATACTTTGAGCTTTAAGTATGTTTCTTCCTATAAGAAGTTGTAATAACCAAGGAAAAGCTTCTACGCCATAGACCATGATGGATAGGAGCCTAACCCTAAGAGAAATGTAAGAGGTGATTGTTTGTAAAGTCACATAAGCAAGTTTCACTTGCCATAACAGGATATTCGTTGCATGCCACTTCAAAAAATAGCTTCTTTCAAGCTTTAAAATTCACTTTTAAATCCTATggcaatattaaaaataaataaataaataaaaatactgtACATTCAATGGATGCCCTTATTGTTCTCTAAAGTGATAAATAGCACTGATATGTATCTAGACAGTTCGTAACAAGTAAAGCCACTCAAatcataaagaagaaaataacttCAATCAAAACCCATCAAgctataattcaaaaaaaaaaaaaaagctcagtACTTGTAACTCCAAATACACctaaaaactcaaaattgacATCAAAGAATGATAAGGACTAGTGATAGTGAAGAGGCTGACCAGGAAGGCTTAGTGTCCCAAACAGAATCATACTCGAGAGAGAGGTAATTTAGATAGCCATCCATGTCATTAATAGCACCATTCTCATTCATGAACATTGACTCTTTTGGGTCACTTGAATTTGCTCCAAAAACAACACTTTTGGTGCCCATTTTTGCCATTTTGAGGGAATATAAAGAAGCACGAGACCATAAAATAGAGTTTGAGAGATAGGGTTTTCGTGGTGTCAGCGcacaagagaaagagagaggcaACATAGATAGAGTtcccattttcattttctagaagataaaaatgaaaacttttcGTCTAGCGGCGTTCGCTAAGCTAAACTAGTGGTAAAGCAACGAGAACGAAAAAGGATTTCGTTTGCTCGCGGGAGTTGGAAACGGTGTCGTTTTCACTCTACCATTATCCTTGAAaatagtataataataatattttaggcaCAACCAGTCAACCATGCAATTATGATGATTTAGTCATTAAGAGTCATTTCAATTAATTTCCAGTGTGAGACAGCATGAGTTATGCAAGTTGCTGCTTATTTATACATTAAGATCAATGAGAAAATTGTGATGCTATTGCTAGCAAAGGACTTCTAAACTTCAtctttcttcattcttctttcATCCCAATTTTTGAGTAAAACTTGGGACCAGCCAGTATTCAAAAAACACGACATGAGCCTTGATCTGATCAGAAGCAACTTAAAGAGTGCTTGCATGATTTAATACAAATCCTCAGTTCTACTATGATTAACTTTGAATTTAGAAggtaaataataatgtaatttttggtGCTGAAGAAACAACATTTAATCAGTTCTGGATACATCAAGTAAACAACCAGTTAAACCAGCCAAATCCTGATAAAAGCAGATATAAATATGCTTTCTGTACAAGAGAGAGAGATACTGGAGTTCTGATGGAAACTACTCTGCAACCAAGCATAAACTAAGTCAGCGAACAATTTGAAGAGGAATCGAGATTGGATGCAGATATAATTGCGTAGTTCTCCGTCTAATgctttaaaaaatgaactagcaCCAGCCTCGCTTCAGTTCTGAACTTACAATGTCAATCTTACAAAAATGTGCTCCATGTTATAAGCCAactgtaatattatatattctatGTATAATATGCAATACATTGTGATAAGATTATACCGAATATGCACTTGTATTACACTCTTGAAACGTGCAATGAAATTTTCTCTGggtttaaataaatcaaatcctGTATGCTTGCACAGAAGAAGCACATGGCAGTGGCATAGAAGGAATGTCATATAGTCAATGTTTGACTAAGAGAATGATATGAATCTTGGAAGAACCATATCTCAAAAGTTAGTTGTTGACATTAAAAAGccaaaaatcatataaaccctatacCAAAAGCCTATACATTTCAATATGAGATCTAAGTATTGTATTTTGCACTAGAGATCTTAATACAGAACTATAGAAAATCATGATATAGAAATTGGTTGAAAATCTTAGACTCGAGCTGCTTAAAATCCTGAGCTCAATGACCTTTTATCTCTATCGTGAAGCATATACCAAATTTAGTAAGTATGACGGATTCAGTTTActgcatttatttgttttttgctGCTTCATGAAGCCTAAAACAGCCTGAACATAAGGAATTGTGTCAGTGAAGCCAAGGATACATATTTAGCACGCAATAGTAGAAGAGAAATTTGCATGTCTTTTTTTTccggtaaattgagaattttgcaGGTTAGACAGAGAGAATTACAACAATTTTTGTGCTTCAATTAGTTGGCTATTCCTGTCAATTAGTATAGAAATACTTTCTCACAGAAGCTTTTTATTTATAGAGCATATGACGTTTAATCGTTGACCTATtcttcataattattttaaaagcttGCCAGAGTTCAAGCATATTCCAAATGAACCCAACAAGTTATTTTCTTTGATATTGTGAAAAGATGATATAAATTTGACATCCTATAACAATGAATCAGTGTGTACACAAATGCAAAGACAATTTCGTATAAACCAAAGGGACATATTTACTGCACCTGATCATTTGCTCATGAATAAATGCCTGCATTAGTAGCAACAGTGGCatagacatctcttaaaaattttcaaatgccTGCAACAACAAGGTTTTCGATCAAGCTAATTCTGGccattgttttcattaaaacaaaAGCTGCaacttattgaaaaattaatcacAGAAATCATTGTTAGGAAAAGAGATCTTACTGTAATGCCTTGCCACAATATCACATGGGTTGGATCCCAGTGCAAGCAGATTTTTGCCTAACCAGCTACAGAACATTGTCCATGAACATTTTCCAAAACAGAATTGAACACAGGTGATTGGTTACATCATCAAAAGTAACTAAGAAAACATTTAAGGCAAAACAAATTGGTAAACCTATAGTTGGATGCATTATAAAGCTCAATCACATTGTTTATAAGTAAAATCAACGAAAGTATTTGTTGATAATCAATGGTGAAAATTACAATTCTATTCATTCTTCCAAGCATACAATAGCAATGAAAAACCAAGTCCTTGTAATTGGTAATCTCTGAATTGCTGAGAATGAGACCAGGTCAATACAGAAGGATCAAAAATAGATTGGCTCGTACACAACTTCTCACCAGAAAGACAAGTTTGGAACATGAAAACTGCATTTCCCATAGCATTACCAAACAGCCAATTATGAACGTCCCAAAATACCTCAACCGGGAGCCCATCCACCAGAATAGTGTGATTACCGCGGAACTTCCACTTCAGCCTCTTGACTTGCATCACCGCCTTACTATCAATGCGAATCACAAGGCAAGGATCCTTAACATCAGTAGTATCACACTCAATTGTGACATCATGCATCTTCCCCTTATCACAAAACTGAGCCTTGGAACCATAAAATTTCTTGCCAAAAATGTGTTCTCTCTTGGCAACGAAAATGGCATCAATATTAACAGGGGTAGTTTCAACCTTCCTGTATGCTTCCTTTTTCAAGTCTCCAAGAAGTAACACCATTTCTTGGTTATATGCAACAGCTAAATAATATCCCTCTATTGGCTCAGGCCCAGGACCAAATCTAGCACTGGACAAGTCccaatatatatcaattttactaGAATCTACGTCTAAATTTTTAGACCCTTTTCTCTTGGAGAACAACCATGGTTTTATCTCAACTTTGCAAAGGCATTGGTTGGTTGAATCATCAATTGCAACACTAAGACCTTGACCCATGAGATTCTTCGTCCATGTGACAGTTACCAAGAAAGAAAGACCATGGAATTTACACAGATAAACACAAGTAACCAAATTTTGAGAAGCTTTTGCTGCACTTGATGACGAAGAATCAGCAACTTGAACTCCATTTTCACCAAAACAAGAAGGGAAGTCCCTCATTTTACaccaaaaatgataaatttttccctttttttctcaCGGTTTCTTCACTAGATCAAAAGaatgaacaaaagaacaaaCTTGATACACAgaacaataacaataacaaacaGTTTCTACCTCAGTCAATTGAAGATGAATTTAAGAACCCATCACCCAAATGCTTCAAGATCGGCTTTCAAATGCTTCAGTCTGTTCTGGGTTGTATCGTGTCGGGCTTTTGAAGTTTACAGTTGCGTATGAAAAAGACAGAGAACTAAAAGAGTGGACTTAGATTTGCTTCACTGTCAATGTCTCTGAGCTGTAAGGCCATATCAAAAAACAAGCTAAAAAAAGACATGACTAAAAGATAATGATACAGAAACTGAAAGAAATGGAAATTTGGTCACTGGATTTAGAGAGATAGATTACTGAAATCACATGGGCAGTAGGCAAGTGAAGAAGAAACAGATGGATGAGAATAAATACATTAAGAAAAAACCATAACcgattgttaatattattagcTGGAAAAAGGCTGGTATTTTATACTACGTTACACTTAAAGGGTATCTCAcccacatataaataaataaatacctttttattattaaatttttgtcataattaGCAGAATCATTATGGGCTAACCTTTTACTGACATTAACACATGTAACCAGCACAATAGTCCAAAGCTTAAACGCCAATGAAATTTAAGTGAgacaaatacaataattacaGAATACAGAGCGAAGAATtacagagaaataaaaaaaggcaAAGTAAGATCTGTCATGCTTTTCTAGCACTAGATGGCAACAGTTTCCTGTCATTATGTTCATTTACATTTCAAGATTTCATCATCTAACATCATGAACTGAAGTGGgtgttttggtttttctttcgtagtctctctcttttttcttttttcttttttttcccacttttcaattttcatgaGTCGCGGTTTGTCAGCACATGTCTTCACACGCCTCACGATAATCATGTCTATGCTGTTTGACAGAAAATCGTGGgcttcatattttttcaatttcaggGTCCTCGTCAAATCCTAAATTGACCTTTAAAGTAACAGGTTTTTATTGGTTCATTGTATGTAAATTTGTCAAAGACAAAAGTTTGCATATATTCTATGAATATTGTATACATCGACGCAAAACATTTCTATccatcaattatatatttatggaTGAATTAGAGAATTTCTTATTTGTTGAAAGAAAAGAGGCAACTAGCAATGAAATGTTGCAATATGCTGCACTCGAACAAGTTGGCCACATCTGATGTTGCACTCAAATTCCCAAGCCACAACTTTGATTAAACATCATCACCATTCACATGTTAAGCTtgattaacaataattaaatctagattatatgatataatgaaCCACAACGGCAAGTGTTGATGGTAAAATCCACCCATGAGATGAATGTATTCTACATAAGCAATAATCAACAAAATGAGATTTTGACGGTGTATTGACTTATCGATGGGAAGTCTACATCCAttactttatataattatgttgttcatataacaataaaaaggaATTGTTATATAATTCCACGAGTAGATCTTATCTAAATCATAATACATTCAactagatatttaaaaaaatttattaattatactattacttaaaaatagtaaataattgttattttataaaagtaGCTAATAGAGATTGAATGTAGTTAATCAACTGATGGAATGGACTCACTTTTCCACCCATTTTAAAATACAAGGACTTCTATATGTATTCCAAATCAACATGTAAATAGATGACATGCTTACTACATAATGCTCGCATAACTAATCAATCACTTAAGTTATAACTAAACATGTCTCTATTATTATcataagggaaattattaaaaatagacaaaattaaaggggtctaagcaaaattgtccaaaaaatccaagtttaagcaaaaatgcccaggttttgtaaaatgacgaaactgcccccatatataaacacagcaaattttcactgtgcaattcaaagaaaacccCACCTCCCACTGCAATCCCACGGCAAACGTCATTTcggccgattttcttgctttccggcaactgaaaatggcaaagaaggttagtatatctcccgtaatcttgtttggatcaagttattgctcatattattgagatttgattgagatttttgggtttgaaattttagggtttacggtttgaataatgcttaaaatgttttgattcttggttgttttcgttgaattgattgagggattttgtgttatacaactgTAGATTTGATTTTCGTAAAAATCAGAGGCCGAAAATGGTTGCTGAAAGGATCGGCAGTTTTGCCGTGGGAACAGCGTTTCCCACGGCAAACAATTTATCCCACGGCAGTTGAATTGACCATgagttggggggggggggggtaaagtggcttttttaaaatattggggtgtcggggaaatcaTTAGCCCACGTCaggtttttatgaaatttcccACGTGGTCGTGGGAAAGAcaaaatgacgaaactgcccctcTTTATAAGCACAGcaaaaaattcatttcttcCCACGGCAATCTTCGTTTTCACTGTGCCTTTCAACTGAAAATTCCAAAGTTTCCCAcctcccacgtcaatcccacggcaaacgtcatttccgtcgattttcttgcttccggcaaccgcaaatggcaaagaaggttagtatatctctcataatcttgtttggattaagttattactcatattattgagatttggttgagatttttgggtttgaaattttagtgtttacggtttgaacaatgcttaaaatgtttcgatttttggttgttttcgttgaattgattgaggggttttgtgttatacaacgtgtagatttgatttatgtgaaaatcggaggtcgaaacgaccaaaattcggtcgaaaatagctgccgaatggatcggcagtcttgccgtgggaacagtgtttcccacggcAGCGTATTGAGCATGGGTTAGTGGGGGGGTaaagtggcttttttaaaatgttggggaGCCGGATGATATTCATTAAAACACAATggtttttttggaaatttgtcatataacagtggaccttTTTAATTAAGGAAtattcatgagggggtaaattgagatttttcttatctagggtttctgatcgtgtagttttcgaattttatatccgttttttctgttttagggcttttctatatgtatttttcaaatttgaaattcgagttttcgaattttgatgctttttgacacaatttatgatgtaatgacgtaatttcaacttaatatttcgattttttcgtttataggatatattgattcgtgtttttgaatttcaattgcgtttttccatattttgtcttttgatgatatatcgattcgtttttttcaaattttcaaatgatttttcggttagcgacattcataggtatttcaactgatagagttcgaatttcaaatccgttttttcgattttccccttgttaggataaatcgagtctTCTTTTCAACTTAtctaacgatttttcaattgttcacattctatgttattttatcgtatagatttcgaatttcattttcgttttatcaaattaaggtatttcaacttctagaattcgaatttcagttccgttttttcgaatttcacaattttaggatatatcgattcgtattttcaagaattctgatcgattttttgattatcgtcactttaaggtatttcaacgtatagaattcgaatttcagttccgtttttccgaatttcaccattttaggatatatcgattcgtatttttaagatttacaaatgatttttcgattatcgtcacgttaaggtatttcaacttctagaattcgaatttcagttctgttttttctaatttcaccatttcaggatatatcgatttgtattttcaagaatttcgatcaatttttttattatcgtcactttaaggtatttcaacgtatagaattcgaattttagtttcgttttttcgaatttcaccattttaggatatatcgattcgtatttttaagatttctgaaagatttttttattatcgtgactttaaggtatttcaacttgtagaattcaaatttcagttccgttttttcgaatatcacaatttcaggatatatcgattcgttattttcaagattttcgatcgatttttcgattatcgtgactttaaggtatttcaacgtatagaattcgaatttcaattctttttttcgaatttcaccatttcaggatatatcaatttgtattttcaagatttccattcaatttttcgattctcgtcactttaaggtatttcaacatatagaattcgaatttcagcttcgtttttctgaatttcaacattttaggatatatcgattattattttcaagattttcgaaagatttttcaattatcgtgactttaaggtatttcaacgtatagaatttgaatttcaattccgttttttcgaattttaccatttcaggatatatcgattcgtattttcaagatctcctaacgatttttcaattatggtcactttaaggtatttcaacgtatagaattcgaatttcagttccatttttctgaatttcaccattttaggatatatcgattcgtattttcaagatttttgaaagatttttcaattatcgtgactttaaggtatttcaacgtatagaatttaaatttcaattccgtttttttgaattttaccatttcaggatatatcgattcgtattttcaagatctcctaacgatttttcaattatcgtcactttaaggtatttcaacgtatagaattcgaattttagttctatttttctgaatttcaccattttaggatatatcgattcgtattttcaagattttcgaaagatttttcaattatcgtgactttaaggtatttcaacgtatagaattcgaatttcagttccgttttttcgaatttcaccattttagaatatatcgattcgtattttcaagatttccattcgatttttcaattatcgtcactttaaggtatttcaacgtataaattttgaatttcagtttcgttttttctatttttcgtcatttcatgataacttgatttatattttgttattttcgatcgatttttcgattgttatttgttaagttttgtcattctagggtatttgaacgtatagaactcgaatttcaattcttatttgttaagctttgtcatttcctttttgattatttgatatttctcatctttttatgttttttccactaatacatttgtttacatatttatttttatgaatgtctaataaatttttaaaattgttacaggat from Mangifera indica cultivar Alphonso chromosome 8, CATAS_Mindica_2.1, whole genome shotgun sequence includes:
- the LOC123222919 gene encoding uncharacterized protein LOC123222919, producing MKMGTLSMLPLSFSCALTPRKPYLSNSILWSRASLYSLKMAKMGTKSVVFGANSSDPKESMFMNENGAINDMDGYLNYLSLEYDSVWDTKPSWCQPWTITLTGVLAIAGSWLILHSFLFTMVIILLVCGWWYIFLYSYPKAYVDMIAERRKRVMNGVEDTFGVKKR
- the LOC123222767 gene encoding uncharacterized protein LOC123222767 codes for the protein MRDFPSCFGENGVQVADSSSSSAAKASQNLVTCVYLCKFHGLSFLVTVTWTKNLMGQGLSVAIDDSTNQCLCKVEIKPWLFSKRKGSKNLDVDSSKIDIYWDLSSARFGPGPEPIEGYYLAVAYNQEMVLLLGDLKKEAYRKVETTPVNIDAIFVAKREHIFGKKFYGSKAQFCDKGKMHDVTIECDTTDVKDPCLVIRIDSKAVMQVKRLKWKFRGNHTILVDGLPVEVFWDVHNWLFGNAMGNAVFMFQTCLSGEKLCTSQSIFDPSVLTWSHSQQFRDYQLQGLGFSLLLYAWKNE